Proteins encoded by one window of Ascochyta rabiei chromosome 1, complete sequence:
- a CDS encoding Cellulase: MVHYAILASALLSIAAAQSLGKGKEVHPKLTTYECTKKGGCKAQDSYIVLDAAVHSIHQKNDTTKGCGDWGKAADPTACPDEKTCAKNCILEPISNYADYGITTKGASLRMDFYGKDKKFQSPRAYLLAKGEKNYEMLKLTGKEFTFDVDVSKLPCGMNGALYLSEMRADGGRSSLNPAGAAYGTGYCDAQCFVTPFVNGVGNIDGSGVCCNEMDIWEANSRSTQIAPHTCSKPSLFKCQGAECGATGLCDKNGCGKNSYRNGVKDFYGLGLKIDTKKPFSVVTQFPAKNGVLQSIERKYIQNGIVFEDQPKNITMNDAYCSTQGADTFMKLGAMKGMGEALSRGMVLAMSVWWDEGGFMQWLDGGEAGPCDATEGDPKNIVKVQPAPSTTFSNIKWGEIGSTFKGRNQWTA, encoded by the exons ATGGTCCACTACGCTATTCTCGCATCTGCTCTTCTGAGCATCGCCGCCGCACAATCCCTTGGCAAAGGCAAAGAAGTGCATCCTAAGCTCACCACTTACGAGTGTACCAAGAAGGGAGGCTGTAAAGCGCAGGATTCCTACATCGTTCTCGATGCAGCTGTCCACTCGATCCACCAGAAAAACGACACCACCAAGGGCTGCGGAGACTGGGGCAAGGCAGCCGACCCAACCGCATGCCCTGACGAGAAGACCTGCGCAAAGAATTGCATCTTGGAACCCATCAGCAACTATGCCGACTACGGTATAACCACCAAAGGTGCAAGTCTACGCATGGACTTCTATGGCAAGGACAAGAAGTTCCAGAGCCCGAGGGCGTATCTTCTTGCTAAGGGCGAGAAGAACTACGAGATGCTGAAACTGACTGGCAAGGAGTTCACATTCGATGTTGATGTGTCGAAGCTGCCTTGTGGCATGAACGGTGCTCTGTACCTTTCCGAGATGAGGGCAGACGGCGGGCGTTCGAGCTTGAACCCTGCAGGCGCGGCCTATGGTACAGGATATTGCGACGCTCAGTGTTTCGTCACTCCTTTCGTCAACGGTGTT GGTAACATCGATGGTTCTGGCGTCTGCTGCAATGAGATGGATATTTGGGAGGCCAACAGTCGCTCTACCCAGATCGCACCCCACACGTGCAGCAAACCCAGTCTGTTCAAGTGCCAGGGTGCTGAGTGTGGAGCCACCGGTCTTTGCGACAAGAACGGCTGCGGCAAGAACTCTTACCGTAATGGCGTGAAGGACTTCTACGGCCTCGGTCTCAAGATCGACACCAAAAAGCCCTTCAGCGTGGTCACCCAGTTCCCGGCCAAAAATGGTGTGCTCCAGTCGATCGAGCGCAAGTATATTCAAAATGGCATTGTCTTTGAGGACCAGCCCAAGAACATCACGATGAACGACGCATACTGCTCCACACAGGGCGCCGATACGTTCATGAAGTTGGGTGCCATGAAGGGCATGGGCGAAGCGCTGAGCCGTGGTATGGTATTGGCGATGAGTGTTTGGTGGGATGAAGGTGGCTTCATGCAGTGGCTTGATGGCGGAGAAGCGGGTCCTTGTGATGCTACTGAGGGAGACCCAAAGAACATCGTCAAGGTGCAGCCAGCACCTTCGACTACTTTCTCTAACATCAAGTGGGGAGAAATTGGGTCAACGTTCAAGGGAAGGAATCAGTGGACCGCATAG